The region AGGTACAGCTCGGCGGCGGCGCGCGGATGCAGCCGGGGCAGCACGGTGGCGGAGATGACCGCCGGAATCACCCCGATGCGTACCTCGGTGAAGGCGAAGGTCGCCTCGGCGGCGCAGACCGCGATGTCGGCCGCCGTGATCAGCCCCAGGCCACCAGCCCGGGCCGGGCCGGCCACCCGGGCCACCACCGGCTTCGGGCACTCCCAGATGGCGGTCAGCACCTCGCCGAGCATGGCTGCCGGAACGGTGCCACTGTCGAACGCCGCCGCGGTCTCCTTCAGGTCCGCGCCGGAGCAGAACACCGGCCCGGTGTGGGAGAGCACCACCGTACGGACCGTGTCGTCCGCGACGGCCGTGGCGAGCGCGGCGAGGAGTTGGGTCATCAGGGGGGTGGAGAGCGCGTTGCGGTTGTGCGGGCTGTCCAGCGTGAGCGTGGTCACGCCATGCGCGGTCGATGCCCGGACCAGTGGGTCGGGCTCAGTGGTCAGCTCTGCGGTCATGCGGCGCACACTAGTGGCATGCCCGCTGTGCTCCCAGAAGGTGAACCCGTGCCCGGCGACGGGATGCTGCCGTCCGCCGCGCTCGCCCAGGTCGGCGTGCGTGGTTTCGGGGTCTATGTCCATGTCCCGTTCTGCGCCAGCCGGTGTGGCTACTGCGACTTCAACACCTACACCGCCAGCGAGTTGGGCGGTGGTGCCAGTCGAGACGGGTACGCCGACAGCGTCCTGGCCGAGCTGGCCCTGGCCCGCCGGGTGCTGGCCGACCAACCGCCACGCCGGGTGGACACCGTCTTCGTCGGCGGCGGCACCCCCACCCTGCTGCCCGCCGACGACCTTGCCCGCATCCTGGACGGCATCGACCGCACCTGGGGTCTTGCCGCCGACGTCGAGGTCACCACCGAGGCCAATCCCGAGTCGGTGACCCCGGAGTCGCTCAAGACGCTACGGGCGGCCGGCTACACCCGGATCTCGCTGGGCATGCAGTCGGCCGCCGCCGGAGTGCTCGCGGTCCTCGACCGCCGGCACACCGCCGGTCGGGCCACGGCTGCTGTCGCGGAGGCCCGCGACGCCGGGTTCGACCACGTCAACCTGGACCTGATCTACGGCACGCCGGGGGAGAGCGCCGAGGACTTCGCCGCCTCGCTGGCCGAGGTGACCGCCGCCGGGGTCGACCACGTCAGCGCGTACGCCCTGATCGTGGAGGACGGCACCCGGCTGGCCGCCCGGATGCGCCGGGGCGAGTTGCCGTACCCGAGTGACGACGTGGCCGCAGACCGCTACCTGGCGGCCGAGGCCGCGCTGACCGCCGCCGGCTTCTCCTGGTACGAGGTGTCCAACTGGGCTCGTACACCGGCCGCCCGGTGCCGACACAACCTGCTCTACTGGACCGGCGCTGACTGGTGGGGGCTCGGTCCCGGGGCGCACAGCCACGTCGGTGGGGTCCGCTGGTGGAACGTCAAACACCCGACGACGTACGCGGCTCGGCTCGCCGAGGGGAGGTCCCCGGGACACGGGCGGGAGACGCTGACCCTCGCGGATCAGCGGATGGAGGACGTGATGCTGCGGCTGCGCCTGGCCACTGGGTTGCCGCTGGACACCCTCGACGACGCCGGCCGGGCCGCCGCGACCCGGGCGCTGGCCAACGGGCTGCTCCAGGAACCGGCGTACGCCGCCGGGCGCGCGGTGCTCACCCTGCGCGGGCGGCTCCTCGCCGACGCGGTCGTCCGCGACCTGCTGCCCTGACCGGTACGGCCTGCGCCCGGGCTGCCGACCGGGATCCGTCGACTGCCCGGCGCGGCCGGTCTTGGAGCTACTTAACCATCCGAATGCTCATCGGGTAGTGGTAAAGCACGCCCTCGTTGGCCTTCACACCACCGAGGATCGAGAAGACGACCAGGATGACGAAGGTGATCAGCGGCAGGAAGAACAGCAGACCCAGGGTGCACGTCATGAGGATGGCCGCGATGATGTTGGCGATGCCCCAGGTGATCTGGAAGTTCAGCGCCTCCACCGCGTGTGCCCGTACGGTCGGCGACTCGTTTCCTTTGGCCAACATCGCTACGAGTGGGGCGATGAAGCTCACGAGGATGCCACCGAAGTGGGCGATCAGCACCCAGGTCTTCTCGTCGTTGTTGGCGTAGCCGACCGGGGCTGCAGCCCCGTACGGGCCGCCGGGCGGGGGGTAGCCACCACTCGGCGGGGGGTATCCGCCGCCCGGTGGCGGATACCCGCCAGCGGGATAGTCCGTCGACGGTGGGATGTCGCCGGGTGACTGGTACGGCGATGCCGCGTAGGACGGCGACTCGGGAGTGACCCCGTACGGCGCCCCGTACCCGGGCGGCTCGGACGACGGCGGCTCGGACGACGGTGGTCCGTACGACGGTGGCTCGGACGACGGCGGCTCGGCCGGCGATGTCGCGGATCCGGGGGAGGGAACCTCGCCCGGCATCGAGTAGGACGCGGGGGATGTGGGGGACGCGGTCGGGTCCGGTGACGGTGCCCCGGAGTTGTTCCCGTCGGAAGGGCGAGGTGGTTCTGTCATGAAACTCACGCTAAGGGGCGAGTACAAGGGGCACTAGACCGGTACCAGACAGTTTTCCGAACAACTGGTGAGGAAGTTTCCGAACCACGGGCCAGAAAGCTCTAAGTGATCATCGCGAGGTGGTGGAACTTGGCCGTAGACTGGCACTCGCTAGAGTCGAGTGCCAAGCCGCCGGATCGGCGGCTGACGAGGCGTAGCCGGTAGGAGGTGCAGATGGGTCTCGATGACCGCAAGCTCGACGTGCTTCGGGCGATCGTCGAGGACTACGTCGTAACCCAGGAGCCGGTCGGCAGCAAGGCGCTCGTCGAGCGGCATCAGCTCGGGGTCTCCCCGGCCACGGTGCGTAACGACATGGCGGTGCTGGAGGAGGAGGGCTACATCCGGCAGCCGCACACCAGTGCCGGGCGGGTGCCCACCGATCGCGGCTACCGGCTGTTCGTAGACCGGCTTTCCCGGGTCAAGCCGCTCACCCCGGCCGAGCGTCGGGCGATCGAACGGTTCCTGGTGGGCGCGGTCGATCTCGACGATGTGGTGCACCGTACGGTCCGGCTGCTCGCGCAGCTGACCCGTCAGGTCGCCGTCGTGCAGTACCCGAGTCTGGCGCGCTCGTCGGTCCGACACCTGGAACTGGTACCGATCTCGACGACCCGGCTCATGGTCGTCATGATCGCCGACACCGGGCGGGTCGAGCAGCGTCTGGTCGAGCTGCCCGCCCCGATGCCGGCCGAGGATGTCACGGACCTGCGTCGCCTGGTCAACGAGAAACTGGTGGGTAGTCGGCTGGCCGACACCCCACCGCTGGTCCAGGCCCTGGTCGAGGAGGTGGCCCCGCACCTGCGCGGTGGCATGACCACCCTCTCCACCGTGCTGCTGGAGACGCTCGTCGAGCGCCACGAGGAGCGGATCGCGCTGGCCGGTACGGCCAACCTCACCCGAGGTGGCCTGCTCGACTTCCAAGGCTCCCTGCGTCCGATCCTCGAAGCCCTGGAGGAGGAGGTCGTGCTGCTCAAACTGATCGGCGAGGCCGAGCCCAGCAGCACGCTACGGGTCCGGATCGGTGACGAGAACGAGATCGACAATCTACGCTCGACCTCGGTGGTGAGCACCGGATACGGTCCGGGCGCCACCATCGTGGGTGGCCTGGGCGTACTCGGCCCGACCCGGATGGACTACCCCGGCACCATCGCCACCGTGCGCGCCGTGGCACGCTACGTTGGCGACCTGTTGGCGCAGAATTGACCACAGATTCGCATTGACCCCGACTCCGACTCCGACCTGGGACGACCGGCGGACGGCAACGCGAGACAGACATGAGGACACGGAACGCAGTGGCCAAGGACTACTACGGGATTCTCGGCGTCAACCGGGACGCCTCCGACGACGAGATCAAGCGTGCCTACCGTAAGCTCGCGCGCCAATACCACCCGGACGTCAATCCGGACCCGGAGGCGCACGAGAAGTTCAAGGACATCAACGCCGCCTACGAGGTTCTCTCCGACGACCAGAAGCGGCAGATCGTCGACCTGGGGGGCGACCCCCTGGCTCCGGGCGGCGGAGGTGCCGGACCCGGCGGAGCAGCAGGCCCGTTCGTCGGGTTCCAGGACATCATGGACGCCTTCTTCGGGGCGGCCGGCGGCGCGAGCCGCGGCCCCCGGTCCCGGACCAGGCCAGGCTCCGACGCGATAATCCGGCTCGAACTCGACCTGCACGAGACGGCCTTCGGGATCGAGGCGCCGATCACGGTCGACACCGCGATCCTCTGCACCACCTGCTCCGGCGCGGGTACGGCGGCCGGCACCCACCTGGCCACCTGTGAAGCCTGTGGCGGCCGGGGCGAGGTGCAGTCGGTGCAGCGCACCTTCCTTGGTCAGGTCGTCTCGGCCCGCCCCTGCACGGTGTGCCAGGGCTACGGCACGACCATCCCGAGCCCCTGCCCCACCTGCGCCGGTGACGGTCGGGTCCGTACCCGTCGCTCGCTGACCGTCAAGATCCCCGCCGGGGTCGAGGACGGCATGCGGATCCGGCTCGCCCAGCAGGGAGAGGTGGGTCCGGGCGGCGGCACCGCCGGTGACCTCTACGTCGAGATCCACGAGCGCCCCCACGACGTCTACTCCCGCAAGGGCGACGACCTGCACTGCCGGGTGACCGTGCCGATGACCGCGGCGGCGCTCGGCACCCGGCTGACCATCAAGACGCTGGACAGCGAGGAGACGGTCGACGTCAAGGCCGGCACCCAGCCCGGCAGTACCCTGCGGCTACGTGCCCGGGGCGTGCCCCACCTGCGCGGCACCGGACGTGGCGACCTGTTCGTGCACCTCGACGTGCGTACCCCCACCAAGCTCGACGCCGATCAGGAGCGGATGCTGCGCGAGTTCGCCAAGACCCGGGGCGAGGAGGTCGCCGAGCTCAGCAAGCAGGGCGGCTTCTTCTCCCGGATGCGGGACGCCTTCAACGGCCACGGCTGATCCCCGGTGAGCGAACCGCTGTTCCTGGTCGAGTCACTGCCGTCCGGCGACACGCTGACCCTCACCGGCCCGGAGGGGCACCACGCCGCGACGGTACAGCGGCTCCGTGCCGGTGAGCGGCTGTTGCTGGCCGACGGGCAGGGGGGCATCGCCTCCGCCGTGGTCACCGCCGTCGGCCGGGGCACCCTCGACCTGACGGTCACCTCTCGGGAGTACGTCGCCGCCGCCGATCCCCGGCTCGTCGTCGTGCAGGGGATCGCCAAGGGCGACCGGGGGGAACTGGCCGTACAGGCGATGACCGAGGTGGGGGTCGACGAGATCGTGCCCTGGGCGGCGGCCCGCTCGGTGACGCAGTGGCGGGGTGAGCGGGGGGCACGGTCCCGGGACAAGTGGGTGGCGACCGCCCGGGAGGCAGCCAAGCAGGCGCGACGCGCCTGGCTACCGGTGGTCGCCGGAGCCCCGGACGAGTCCACGAACACCGTGGCCCGCCGGATCGGCGCGGCGGGGGCCGGTCTGGTGTTGCACGAGGAGGCGGAGACCCCGCTGTCCACGGTGCCCCTGCCGGCGACCGGTGACATCGTGCTGGTCGTCGGGCCCGAGGGCGGGATCGCGCCGACCGAGCTGGCCGCGCTGGAAGCCGCCGGCGGGGTGCCGGTACGACTCGGCACGCAGGTGCTGCGTACCTCCACCGCCGGGGTTGCCGCGCTCGCCGTACTCTCCGCCCGCCTCGGGCGTTGGTGACGCCACCTATCGAGCCGGTCGGGGTGGGTTCCTGCCGGGTGCCCGGCGGCGTATCGGCATAACATGCGACGGATGAAGACCGACTGCCTGTTCTGTCGCATCGTCACCGGCGAGATCCCGGCGACCGTGGTCCGGGAGACCGACACGACCCTCGCCTTTCGTGACATCAACCCGAAGGCCCCGGTACACGTCCTGGTGATTCCGAAGGAGCACTACGTGGACGTGGCCACCCTGGCCCAGGCGGACCCGAAGCTGGCCGGCGAGGTGCTGGAGACCGCTGCCAACGTGGCCGAACACGAGGGCCTGCTGGTCGACGGCTTCCGCCTGATGTTCAACACCGGCGAGTACGGCGGCCAGGAGGTGCCGCACGCGCACGCCCACGTGCTCGGCGGGGCGCCGTTGGGCCCGATGCTCGCCCCCCGCTGAGGTGTGGGGAAGGGCCCCTTCCAAGGCGAGAACGC is a window of Micromonospora polyrhachis DNA encoding:
- a CDS encoding DUF4870 domain-containing protein, coding for MTEPPRPSDGNNSGAPSPDPTASPTSPASYSMPGEVPSPGSATSPAEPPSSEPPSYGPPSSEPPSSEPPGYGAPYGVTPESPSYAASPYQSPGDIPPSTDYPAGGYPPPGGGYPPPSGGYPPPGGPYGAAAPVGYANNDEKTWVLIAHFGGILVSFIAPLVAMLAKGNESPTVRAHAVEALNFQITWGIANIIAAILMTCTLGLLFFLPLITFVILVVFSILGGVKANEGVLYHYPMSIRMVK
- a CDS encoding histidine triad nucleotide-binding protein; translation: MKTDCLFCRIVTGEIPATVVRETDTTLAFRDINPKAPVHVLVIPKEHYVDVATLAQADPKLAGEVLETAANVAEHEGLLVDGFRLMFNTGEYGGQEVPHAHAHVLGGAPLGPMLAPR
- the hemW gene encoding radical SAM family heme chaperone HemW, whose amino-acid sequence is MPAVLPEGEPVPGDGMLPSAALAQVGVRGFGVYVHVPFCASRCGYCDFNTYTASELGGGASRDGYADSVLAELALARRVLADQPPRRVDTVFVGGGTPTLLPADDLARILDGIDRTWGLAADVEVTTEANPESVTPESLKTLRAAGYTRISLGMQSAAAGVLAVLDRRHTAGRATAAVAEARDAGFDHVNLDLIYGTPGESAEDFAASLAEVTAAGVDHVSAYALIVEDGTRLAARMRRGELPYPSDDVAADRYLAAEAALTAAGFSWYEVSNWARTPAARCRHNLLYWTGADWWGLGPGAHSHVGGVRWWNVKHPTTYAARLAEGRSPGHGRETLTLADQRMEDVMLRLRLATGLPLDTLDDAGRAAATRALANGLLQEPAYAAGRAVLTLRGRLLADAVVRDLLP
- a CDS encoding enoyl-CoA hydratase family protein, which translates into the protein MTAELTTEPDPLVRASTAHGVTTLTLDSPHNRNALSTPLMTQLLAALATAVADDTVRTVVLSHTGPVFCSGADLKETAAAFDSGTVPAAMLGEVLTAIWECPKPVVARVAGPARAGGLGLITAADIAVCAAEATFAFTEVRIGVIPAVISATVLPRLHPRAAAELYLTGEVFDGRRAERIGLVTVATPADELDATVAAYCAALVRGAPGALAGAKELLRRRPTTTDFRADLADLTDRSTRFFRSTEGREGILALREKRPARWVPET
- the dnaJ gene encoding molecular chaperone DnaJ produces the protein MAKDYYGILGVNRDASDDEIKRAYRKLARQYHPDVNPDPEAHEKFKDINAAYEVLSDDQKRQIVDLGGDPLAPGGGGAGPGGAAGPFVGFQDIMDAFFGAAGGASRGPRSRTRPGSDAIIRLELDLHETAFGIEAPITVDTAILCTTCSGAGTAAGTHLATCEACGGRGEVQSVQRTFLGQVVSARPCTVCQGYGTTIPSPCPTCAGDGRVRTRRSLTVKIPAGVEDGMRIRLAQQGEVGPGGGTAGDLYVEIHERPHDVYSRKGDDLHCRVTVPMTAAALGTRLTIKTLDSEETVDVKAGTQPGSTLRLRARGVPHLRGTGRGDLFVHLDVRTPTKLDADQERMLREFAKTRGEEVAELSKQGGFFSRMRDAFNGHG
- a CDS encoding 16S rRNA (uracil(1498)-N(3))-methyltransferase, with the translated sequence MSEPLFLVESLPSGDTLTLTGPEGHHAATVQRLRAGERLLLADGQGGIASAVVTAVGRGTLDLTVTSREYVAAADPRLVVVQGIAKGDRGELAVQAMTEVGVDEIVPWAAARSVTQWRGERGARSRDKWVATAREAAKQARRAWLPVVAGAPDESTNTVARRIGAAGAGLVLHEEAETPLSTVPLPATGDIVLVVGPEGGIAPTELAALEAAGGVPVRLGTQVLRTSTAGVAALAVLSARLGRW
- the hrcA gene encoding heat-inducible transcriptional repressor HrcA gives rise to the protein MGLDDRKLDVLRAIVEDYVVTQEPVGSKALVERHQLGVSPATVRNDMAVLEEEGYIRQPHTSAGRVPTDRGYRLFVDRLSRVKPLTPAERRAIERFLVGAVDLDDVVHRTVRLLAQLTRQVAVVQYPSLARSSVRHLELVPISTTRLMVVMIADTGRVEQRLVELPAPMPAEDVTDLRRLVNEKLVGSRLADTPPLVQALVEEVAPHLRGGMTTLSTVLLETLVERHEERIALAGTANLTRGGLLDFQGSLRPILEALEEEVVLLKLIGEAEPSSTLRVRIGDENEIDNLRSTSVVSTGYGPGATIVGGLGVLGPTRMDYPGTIATVRAVARYVGDLLAQN